Proteins encoded within one genomic window of Armatimonadota bacterium:
- a CDS encoding response regulator transcription factor, giving the protein MGHRILVVDDEPHIVELVRYNLEQEGFEVRVAYDGQEALRLARAESPDLLILDLMLPYVDGLEVCRILRRESTVPILVLTAKDAEMDRVVGLESGADDYVTKPFSPRELVARVRAILRRTRPDPSLPHPSPPLTAGDLVLDPNTREVTLRGRPVELTTKEFELLRLMMAHPNRVFSRDALLEHIWGYDYFGSSRTVDMHISRLRDKIEDDPASPTYIVTVRGVGYKFRPPEGGLRRTRKSPR; this is encoded by the coding sequence GGAGCTCGTCCGGTACAACCTCGAGCAGGAAGGGTTCGAGGTTCGGGTGGCGTACGACGGCCAGGAGGCCCTGCGGCTCGCCCGCGCGGAATCTCCGGATCTGCTCATCCTGGACCTCATGCTGCCCTACGTGGACGGGCTGGAGGTCTGCCGCATCCTGCGCCGGGAGAGCACGGTCCCCATCCTGGTCCTCACCGCGAAGGACGCGGAGATGGACCGGGTGGTGGGGCTGGAGTCCGGAGCGGACGATTACGTCACCAAACCCTTCAGCCCCCGGGAGCTGGTGGCCCGGGTACGGGCCATCCTCCGGCGTACCCGCCCGGATCCCAGCCTTCCCCATCCCTCCCCGCCCCTCACCGCGGGGGACCTGGTACTGGACCCCAACACCCGGGAGGTTACTCTCCGCGGACGGCCCGTGGAGCTCACCACGAAGGAGTTCGAGCTGCTGCGCCTCATGATGGCCCACCCCAACCGGGTATTCAGCCGGGACGCGCTCCTGGAGCACATCTGGGGCTACGACTACTTCGGGAGCAGCCGCACCGTGGACATGCACATCAGCCGTCTGCGGGACAAGATCGAGGACGATCCCGCCTCCCCCACCTACATCGTCACCGTGCGGGGGGTGGGGTACAAGTTCAGGCCGCCGGAGGGCGGCCTGCGCCGGACCCGGAAAAGCCCCCGATGA
- a CDS encoding ATP-binding protein: MSLRGRLLLSYLGVVTVALLSAGTYVVRAVERRYTESYTYALQVQARLVAEGIRPHFRAGADFQRLEERAQRFTWRRGVYIGIRDPHGRKPHLGPAQPPPPREVLEALRRGEPVSGQRWDPSTGEVRLFAAYPVVERGRVLGVVHVTAPRRWVDRQLLPIWWAFATAGALALFVSAFFGFRIARGVTRPLKELERAAEALSRGEYTHTVPATDRDEVGRLGLAFNRLGRRLQQTMEDIRAERNRLEAVLAAIQDGVVAIGPTGEVQLYNRAAEELLGLRPEALGRPVEEVLGGSPLANLLREAAGGKVLSEELVLAGEGSRVAEVSTSPIRSGTGRFEGAVAVVRDVTELRRTERMRRELIANVSHELRTPLTSIKGFAETLLAGALHDEKHARKFLEIIELEANRLMKLVDDLLDLSRLETKGVTFELRPVDLDGICRSVVERILPRAEEAGIRLSYAGEGPLLVVADSDRVEQVLTNLVDNALKFTPEGGEIRVQARREGGEAVVSVQDTGRGIPPDDLPHIFERFYRADRSRTRGEGGSGLGLAIAKHLVEMQGGRIWATSRPGEGSTFCFSLPSAREGIASEPTSEHR; encoded by the coding sequence ATGAGCCTGCGGGGCCGTCTCCTGCTGAGCTACCTCGGGGTGGTCACGGTGGCCCTCCTCAGCGCGGGGACCTACGTGGTCCGGGCCGTGGAGCGCCGGTACACGGAGAGCTACACCTACGCCCTCCAGGTGCAGGCGCGGCTCGTGGCGGAGGGCATCCGGCCGCACTTCCGCGCGGGCGCGGACTTCCAGCGACTTGAGGAGCGGGCCCAACGGTTCACCTGGCGGCGGGGCGTGTACATCGGGATCCGGGACCCCCACGGCCGCAAGCCCCACCTCGGCCCCGCGCAACCCCCTCCCCCGCGGGAGGTCCTGGAGGCCCTGCGGCGGGGGGAGCCCGTCTCCGGCCAGCGGTGGGACCCCTCCACGGGGGAGGTCCGTCTCTTCGCCGCCTACCCCGTGGTGGAGCGAGGCCGCGTGCTGGGAGTGGTACACGTCACCGCGCCCAGGCGGTGGGTGGACCGGCAGCTCCTGCCCATCTGGTGGGCCTTTGCCACCGCGGGCGCGCTGGCCCTCTTCGTGAGCGCCTTCTTCGGGTTCCGGATCGCCCGGGGCGTCACCCGACCGCTCAAGGAGTTGGAGCGGGCCGCGGAGGCTCTGAGCCGGGGAGAGTACACCCACACCGTGCCCGCCACCGACCGGGACGAGGTGGGACGACTGGGGCTGGCTTTCAACCGGCTGGGACGACGGCTCCAGCAGACCATGGAGGACATCCGTGCGGAGCGCAATCGCCTGGAGGCGGTCCTGGCGGCCATCCAGGACGGGGTGGTGGCCATCGGCCCCACCGGAGAGGTGCAGCTGTACAACCGGGCCGCGGAGGAGCTGCTGGGACTGCGGCCGGAGGCCCTGGGTCGCCCCGTGGAGGAAGTCCTCGGCGGTTCCCCTCTGGCCAACCTGCTCCGGGAGGCCGCGGGGGGCAAGGTCCTCAGCGAGGAGCTGGTGCTTGCCGGGGAGGGGAGCCGGGTGGCGGAGGTCAGTACCAGTCCCATCCGGAGCGGGACAGGGCGGTTTGAGGGAGCGGTGGCGGTGGTACGGGACGTTACGGAGCTGCGGCGCACGGAACGCATGCGCCGGGAGCTCATCGCCAACGTGAGCCACGAGCTCCGCACGCCCCTCACCTCCATCAAGGGATTCGCGGAGACCCTTCTGGCCGGGGCTCTACACGACGAGAAGCATGCCCGGAAATTCCTGGAGATCATCGAGCTGGAGGCAAACCGACTCATGAAGCTAGTGGACGATCTGCTGGATCTCTCCCGGCTCGAAACCAAAGGGGTCACGTTTGAGCTGCGGCCCGTGGACCTGGACGGGATCTGCCGGAGTGTGGTGGAACGGATTCTCCCCCGCGCGGAGGAAGCGGGCATCCGGCTGAGCTACGCGGGGGAGGGTCCCCTCCTCGTGGTGGCGGACTCCGACCGGGTGGAGCAGGTCCTTACGAACCTGGTGGACAACGCGCTCAAGTTCACCCCCGAGGGCGGCGAGATCCGCGTGCAGGCGCGGCGGGAGGGGGGGGAGGCGGTGGTCTCCGTGCAGGACACGGGCCGGGGGATCCCCCCGGACGACCTCCCGCACATCTTCGAGCGGTTCTACCGGGCGGACCGTTCCCGGACCCGGGGGGAGGGCGGGTCCGGACTCGGGCTCGCCATCGCCAAGCACCTGGTGGAGATGCAGGGGGGCCGGATCTGGGCCACCAGCCGTCCGGGGGAGGGCAGCACCTTCTGTTTCTCCCTCCCCTCCGCACGGGAGGGGATCGCCTCTGAACCGACATCCGAACACCGGTGA
- a CDS encoding Uma2 family endonuclease → MRLRKWTLEEYERLVALGVLGEDERVQLVEGEIVEMSPQNAPHMAAVRLVEDALREAFRQGFDVRVQGPLALAPDSEPEPDVAVVRGGPRDYRDHHPTGKDTVLVVEVADTTWRFDRERKGRVYAAARIPEYWILNLEHRSLEVYRRPEEGEYREQLILREEDSVAPLLRPEVQIASRISCPDRTFPSPRPAGPFGRSGV, encoded by the coding sequence ATGCGGCTGAGGAAGTGGACCCTGGAGGAGTATGAGCGCCTCGTTGCCCTCGGCGTGCTAGGGGAGGACGAGCGGGTGCAGCTCGTGGAAGGGGAGATCGTGGAGATGAGCCCGCAGAACGCACCCCACATGGCCGCAGTACGGCTCGTGGAGGACGCCTTGCGGGAGGCCTTCCGTCAGGGCTTCGATGTACGGGTGCAGGGCCCGCTGGCCCTTGCTCCCGACTCCGAGCCCGAGCCGGACGTGGCAGTGGTGAGAGGGGGACCCCGTGACTACCGAGACCACCACCCCACGGGCAAGGACACCGTCCTCGTGGTGGAGGTGGCCGACACCACTTGGCGGTTCGACCGGGAACGAAAAGGCCGGGTGTATGCGGCGGCCCGCATCCCCGAGTACTGGATCCTGAACCTCGAGCACCGATCCCTGGAGGTCTACCGACGGCCGGAGGAAGGGGAGTACCGGGAACAGCTGATCCTGCGGGAGGAGGACTCGGTGGCCCCGCTCCTGCGGCCGGAGGTACAGATCGCGTCGCGGATCTCCTGCCCTGATCGCACCTTCCCGTCTCCTCGCCCAGCTGGGCCTTTTGGCCGTTCAGGGGTCTGA
- a CDS encoding S8 family peptidase, with protein MSRFWMRRPIFLATAALLLVAACGITQGQGPVPQPPGLPSQPQVTLQQAGPHAPDRVLVRFRPGTPPDKMEALHRRVGGRVVDTIPQIGVLVVQVPANTVAGAIGVYTSDPATEFAEPDGVVQALVVPNDPMFGQQWGPQKVEAPAAWDLTTGSSSVRIAILDTGISSGHPDLAGKVVTARNFTTSPTVEDVDGHGTHVAGIAAAVTNNATGVAGMDWNARLMNGKVLGDDGSGYYSWVASGIVWAADNGAKVINMSLGGPFPSSTLQSAVDYAWNRGVVLACAAGNSGTTSPSYPAYYTNCIAVGATTQLDTQASFSNYGSWVDVGAPGVGVLSTVPGGYTSYSGTSMATPHVAGLAALVWTRQGSNSAVRNCIESFTDPVTGNPFARGRINARKAVECTGASPTPSPSPTPTPSPTPTPPPTPKPRWTPSPTPSPTPTPSPTPTPTPTPSPTPTPRWK; from the coding sequence GTGAGCCGGTTCTGGATGCGCAGGCCGATTTTTCTCGCGACCGCGGCGTTGCTCCTCGTGGCCGCGTGCGGCATCACGCAGGGGCAGGGGCCCGTCCCCCAGCCACCCGGCCTCCCCTCCCAACCCCAGGTCACCCTCCAGCAGGCGGGGCCCCACGCGCCGGACAGGGTTCTGGTGCGGTTCCGGCCCGGCACCCCGCCCGACAAGATGGAAGCCCTCCACCGCCGGGTGGGGGGGCGCGTGGTGGACACCATCCCCCAGATCGGGGTCCTGGTGGTCCAGGTGCCGGCCAACACCGTGGCGGGCGCCATCGGGGTCTACACCTCCGACCCCGCCACGGAGTTCGCGGAGCCGGACGGGGTGGTCCAGGCCCTGGTGGTTCCCAACGACCCCATGTTCGGCCAGCAGTGGGGCCCGCAGAAGGTGGAAGCGCCAGCGGCCTGGGACCTCACCACGGGAAGTTCCTCGGTACGCATCGCGATCCTCGACACCGGGATCAGTTCCGGCCACCCGGACCTCGCCGGAAAGGTGGTGACGGCACGGAACTTCACCACCTCCCCCACGGTGGAGGACGTGGACGGCCACGGGACCCACGTGGCCGGGATCGCCGCCGCGGTCACCAACAACGCCACGGGAGTCGCGGGGATGGACTGGAACGCGCGGCTCATGAACGGCAAGGTCCTGGGCGACGACGGGAGCGGCTACTACTCCTGGGTGGCGAGCGGCATCGTGTGGGCCGCGGACAACGGGGCGAAGGTGATCAACATGAGCCTCGGGGGGCCCTTCCCCAGCTCGACCCTGCAGAGCGCGGTGGACTACGCCTGGAACCGGGGCGTCGTGCTGGCCTGCGCCGCGGGCAACAGCGGGACCACGAGCCCCAGTTACCCCGCGTACTACACCAACTGCATCGCGGTCGGAGCCACCACCCAACTCGACACCCAGGCCAGCTTCAGCAACTACGGGAGCTGGGTGGACGTGGGAGCTCCGGGGGTCGGGGTCCTCAGCACGGTGCCGGGAGGGTACACCTCCTACAGCGGGACTTCCATGGCGACCCCGCACGTGGCGGGGCTCGCGGCCCTGGTGTGGACCCGGCAGGGTTCGAATTCCGCGGTCCGGAACTGCATCGAGTCCTTCACCGACCCGGTAACGGGGAACCCCTTCGCGCGGGGGAGGATCAACGCGCGAAAGGCGGTGGAGTGCACGGGGGCGAGCCCCACCCCGTCCCCATCGCCCACACCGACACCCTCCCCCACGCCGACCCCTCCCCCAACTCCCAAGCCCCGGTGGACGCCCTCACCCACCCCGAGCCCCACGCCTACGCCTTCTCCGACTCCCACCCCGACGCCGACCCCTTCTCCGACCCCGACGCCGAGGTGGAAGTGA